The Streptomyces cyaneogriseus subsp. noncyanogenus region GCTTGATTGTGTCGTGCACATGGCTAATTTGTTGACTGTCGTTCAACTCCCTTGTGCCGCACGCTCATTTGAGTGACTCTTCTGGGCAGCCGGGGCGGAACGCGACGCTCCGAGCGGGCGTGCGACCACGGGCGCCCACCCCCACAGACGCGCCCCACCCAGGCGCGACGCCTAGAGGAGGAACACCTCGTAATGGCAGGACTGCGCAGCAAGAGAATCAGGTTCGCCGCGATCGCCGGTGTCGCGGCGGCCGCCCTGGCCGGTGGCATCACGGCCCTTCCCGCTCACGCCGCCCCCGCCGAGGGCACGGTGCTCGCCGCCGGGTCCCCCACGGCGGTCCCGGACAGCTACATCGTGACGCTCAAGAAGGACGCCGGGCTCAAGGCGTCCTCGGCCGCGGGCAAGGACCTGGTCAACGACTACGGCGGCACGGTGAAGAAGACGTTCGGCAGCGCCCTGAACGGCTACACCGCCACCCTCTCCGCGGCCGAGGCCAGGCGGCTCGCCGCCGACCCCGCGGTGGCCTCCGTCGAGCAGGACCAGCGGGTCCGGCTCGCCGACACCACGCAGACCAACGCGCCGTGGGGCCTGGACCGCATCGACCAGACCTCGCTGCCGCTGTCCGGCACCTACACCTACCCCGACAGTGCCGGCAGCGGTGTCACGGCGTACGTCATCGACACCGGCGTCCGCATCACGCACCAGCAGATCAGCGGTCGTGCCAGCTACGGATACGACGCCGTCGACGGTGACACCACCGCCTCCGACGGCAACGGCCACGGCACCCATGTGGCCACCACCATCGCCGGGACCACCTACGGGGTGGCCAAGAAGGCGAAGATCGTCGCCGTCCGGGTGCTGGACAACAACGGGTCCGGCACCACCGCCGGAGTCATCGCCGGCATCGACTGGGTGACCAAGAACCACTCCGGCCCCTCGGTCGCCAACATGTCGCTCGGCGGCGGTGTGTCCAGCACCCTGGACACCGCCGTGCGCAACTCCATCGCGAGCGGCGTCACCTACGCGGTGGCCGCGGGCAACAGCAACGCCAACGCCACGTCCTTCTCTCCCGCCCGGGTCACCGAGGCCATCACCGTGGGCGCCACGACGAGCACGGACGCCAGGGCGAGCTACTCCAACTACGGCTCGGTCCTGGACATATTCGCCCCCGGTTCCTCCATCACCGCCGGCTGGCACACCGGTGACACCGCCACCAACACCATCTCCGGCACCTCGATGGCGACCCCGCACGTGGCCGGAGCGGCGGCGGTCTACCTGGCCAACCACACCTCCGCCACCCCGGCCCAGGTCGCCTCGGCCCTGGTCGGCGGCGCGACCACCGGCAAGGTCACCAGCGCGGGCACGGGTTCGCCGAACCGCCTGCTGAAGCTCGTGCCGTGACGACGTCCTCGTCCCGCCACGCCTGAAACCAGGGGAGCGCCCCGGGGCCGACACGGCTCCGGGGCGCTCCCGTATACGACCGGACGGCCCCGGGACCGCTCTGACGGGGCGTCCGTCGATCCGCCCGGGGGCGACGGCGACGGGGCCCTGACCGTGACGACGCGGCACCGGCGCCCCCGGGAGGCGGCACGGAACCGGACCGATGTCCTGCGGACGTTCTTGCAAGGGCGGGCGGCCCGCTCCGCACGGGCAGGGCTGTCACCTGCGCCTTACGGGACATCTCCATCCGGCGAACGCGAAATGGTTCAACGGTCATCCTGACTCCGCCCTCGCGCGTGACGCGTTTTTGCAGATCACAAGGGTGCGGGGAGGAAAGTGATCACCTGACCGGAAGCGCGACGAGCGTGTTGCGCCCACCGTGCCTCGCGACGAAAGCTTCGACTGTTGAACACACCGACCGCCTGTGTCGGCGTGAGTGTTCATGAAGTGAATATTCGTGAAGTGGACGATCCTTCAGGAGGCGATCACCCATGCGGAATCGGAACCGGATCCTTCGTCGCTCGGTCTGCTGCGCGGCCATCGCGGTGGCGTCCCTGGCGGGACTCCTGGTGCCCGGCTCGGCCTCCGCCGCGCCCGCGACCGCGGAGCCGGCACCTTCCTGCGTCGTCCTGTACGAGAGCTGGCGGTACACCCAGGCCGGGAACGACTGCGCCGTGACGATGACCGTGAAGGTCGTCTACCAGGACGGTGCCGAGGGGCTGTGCCACGCCGTGCGACCCGGTGAGATCACCACCGTCGCCGAGGGATACCTCGGGCCCCACGGGCACGCCCGGTACGCCGCCCTGTGCCCGTAGCCCGGTCCTCCCCCTCCCACGGACGCGGCGCGGCTCCCGCCCGCCCGGCCAGGGCGAATGCGCACGGCCCGGGTCGCATGAGTTCCGGCTCAGGCGGGGCGCCGCAGCGCGTGGACGCTCTCCCGCATCCGGTCACGGAAGTCCGCGGCGCTCTCCCCGGGTGCGGCCCCGATCGCCCGGCCGAACCGCACCGAGACGGGCGGCGCGCCGCGGACCGGCAGCCGCGCGCCGCACGGCATCACGGCGCGGGTGCCGGTCAGCGCGACGGGCACCGCCGGCGCACCGGTCCGCAGGCACAGCCGGGCCGCGCCGGTACCGAACGCGCCGAGCCGGCCGTCCCGGGAGCGGGTGCCCTCCGGGAACAGCAGCACGTGCCAGCCCTCCTGAAGGAGGCGCCGGGCCGTGCCCCGCACCACGCGGTCCCGGCCCTGACCGCCGGTGCGGCCGGGAGCGCCCCGCCGCACCGGGAAGGCGTTGAAGAAGAGGGCCGTGGCCGCGCCGGTCAGCGGGGAGCGGAAGAAGTAGTCGGCGGCGGCTCCGACCGCCAGCCGGGACGCGACGGGCGGCGGCAGCACCGCGAAGAGCAGCGGTGTGTCGAGGTGGCTGGCGTGGTTCGCCACGAACACCACCGGGGTGGTGAGTCCGGCGAGGTGCTCGGCGCCCTCGACGGCCGGCCGGGCGCGGGCGCACACGTACGGTCCGAGAAGGGCGCGGTGCACGGTCGTCCGCAGCGCCCGCGCCGGTGCCGAGCGGGCCCAGGCGGCGGGCAGCGGAAGGGCCCGCTCGTCGCCGGGTGCCGTCACCGGACGTCCGCCATGGTGATGGGCGGAGTGTGCAGGCAGGTGATGCTCGGACTGGTGCCCACGGTGTGCGAGGCCGTCTCCAGGGCGTCGGAGAGGGTCGCCGCCGCCCGGAACCCCATCCTGGCCGCGACCTCGGGGTCGGCGCCGACGAAGACCACATCACCGAGGTGCTGCATCGCGTGGGCTCCCCAGTACCACATGTAGAACGGGTGGACGCCGTGGAAGGCGTGGCCGGTCCGGTAGAGGTGGATGTACCAGGGGTCCTCGGCGAACCTCTTCTCGAACACCGCCTCCATTCGCGCGGGGTCGGTGGTCTCCGTGAGCACCTCGTCGTAGAAGTCGATGTAGCTGGGGTGGTGCACCGGGTGGAAGTCGGGCGTCAGCGGGTGGATGAAGATGCCGACGCCGCCCCGCCGCACGATCGGCTTGTTGAGGTAGAAGTTGAAGAGGTAGCCCAGGGCCATGCACATCGCCAGGACCGGATTCATGATCGAGTTCACGTTGTAGGGACCGACGTACGGCACCCCGAACACCCCGATGTCCGCCTGCCCTTGCACGGCGGTGACCTGCTGGCGGTGCACGTTCGCCAGCGTGATCGGGTGGACCGCGCTCGGGGCGCCCGCCGTCACCCCCGTGACGCCGTAGGGCGCCTTGATGGAGTTCAGCAGGCGGCGGCGCAGCCGCGGCGGCAGGGCCCGGTTGCCGTGCCGGACGCCGAGGAAGCCGATCCGGTCGGCGATGCCCCAGTCCCACTCGTGGGTGGTGAGGAAGCCCATGGAGGGCGGGAAGGAGTCGCCGTTGACCGTGGTCTCGACCGTGAAGATCTTCAGCCGGCCGCCGATCACGTCCAGCATGCGGTCGAAGGAGTGGTGCAGCGCGGAGTTGGGCGGGTCGTTGAAGGAGCGCGAGTGCCGCAGGGTGTGCGTGTTGTGGTGGTGGCGCAGGCTGCGGTAGCTCGCCAGGCCGACGGAGACGGACTTGGCGCCGCCGTTCAGCGCGATCAGGTTGACGTTGACGTAGACGAGCAGGTCGCTCTCGGCCGCCCTGCGGTTGATCTCGACGTCCTCGCCGGCGCCGGTCAGGCCCAGGTGGAGCAGGTTGTCCCGGTCCTCCGCGTCATGGTTGCGCAGACGGTGGGGGAAGTAGCCGCGAAAGACCCGGTCGCCCACGACGTGCCGCAGCTCCGCGGCGGTCATCCGGCGGTGCAGGGCGTTGGCCGCGACGATCTCGATGTCCTCCACCCCCCGCCGGGCCGCGATCTCCAGGACGTGCTCGATGATCCGTCCGCGCACATCGGGGCGGCGCATCGACGGCAGCGGCAGGGACACGTCGTCGAAGACCACGGTCAACCGCATGCCCGGCTTCAGCAGTTCGGGCAGCGGCTCGATGCCGTGCGGGCGCAGCAGCGCCTCCCGGATGGCCGTGTCGAGGTCGCGGATGCCGGGCAGCGAGGCCGGCGGGTAGACCACCCTGCTGCCCACCGGCAACCGCTCGGCACGGATCCCCTCCCCCTCGAACAGCACCAGCGGGGGAGTGCGTTCGTCGACGTCGAGTACGAACCCCGGTGCGCTCATGCCGTCTCCTCTTCCGCGCCCGCGAACCGGTGGTGCGCCGCCCGCGTCCCTCGCCCGCCCGTACCGCCGGCCGCCGCGGCCAGCGCCTCCCACCGGGTGGCGGTGTGGGCGCCCCAGCGCAGTACGGGCCAGCGCCTGCGTACGGCGTGCCGGAGCAGGCGCGCGTCCGGGTCGACGGCGTGCGGGTGGCCGACCGCGTCCAGCAGCGGACGGTCCGAGTAGCTGTCCGCGTAGGCGTGGACCCGGGCTGGGTCCAGACCCTGCTCGGCGGTGTAGCGCCGCAGCCAGTCGGCCCGCGCCTCGCCGACGGGCGGCCGACCGGTCACCCGCCCGGTCAGGACGCCGTCACGGGTCCGCATACGGCACGCCTCGATGTCGTCGAAGAGCGGGCGCAGCGGCTCGACGAGCAGGTCGAGGCAGCCGGTGACGAGCACGGTGCGGTGCCCCGCCGCCCGGTGCGCGCGGATGCGCCGGACCGCCTCGTGCCTGACCCGGTGCAGCAGGGCGTCGCCGACGGCCCCGCGCACCAGGTGCCGCAGGGCGGCCTCGTCCGTGCCCGCGTACCGGCGCAGGAAGGTGCGGACGAAGCGGTCCCGGTCGGCCCGCTCGGCGAGCAGATAGCGCGGTGCGTCGAGCAACAGGTCCAGGAACTCGGCCGGCCAGGCACGGCGCGGCAGGCCGGCGAGCCGTGTCCACACGTAGGACTCGACGAGGTCGGAGGCGACGATGGTGCCGTCCAGGTCGAAGACGGCAACCGCCTGTTC contains the following coding sequences:
- a CDS encoding lysophospholipid acyltransferase family protein codes for the protein MTAPGDERALPLPAAWARSAPARALRTTVHRALLGPYVCARARPAVEGAEHLAGLTTPVVFVANHASHLDTPLLFAVLPPPVASRLAVGAAADYFFRSPLTGAATALFFNAFPVRRGAPGRTGGQGRDRVVRGTARRLLQEGWHVLLFPEGTRSRDGRLGAFGTGAARLCLRTGAPAVPVALTGTRAVMPCGARLPVRGAPPVSVRFGRAIGAAPGESAADFRDRMRESVHALRRPA
- a CDS encoding S8 family peptidase encodes the protein MAGLRSKRIRFAAIAGVAAAALAGGITALPAHAAPAEGTVLAAGSPTAVPDSYIVTLKKDAGLKASSAAGKDLVNDYGGTVKKTFGSALNGYTATLSAAEARRLAADPAVASVEQDQRVRLADTTQTNAPWGLDRIDQTSLPLSGTYTYPDSAGSGVTAYVIDTGVRITHQQISGRASYGYDAVDGDTTASDGNGHGTHVATTIAGTTYGVAKKAKIVAVRVLDNNGSGTTAGVIAGIDWVTKNHSGPSVANMSLGGGVSSTLDTAVRNSIASGVTYAVAAGNSNANATSFSPARVTEAITVGATTSTDARASYSNYGSVLDIFAPGSSITAGWHTGDTATNTISGTSMATPHVAGAAAVYLANHTSATPAQVASALVGGATTGKVTSAGTGSPNRLLKLVP
- a CDS encoding lactate racemase domain-containing protein, whose protein sequence is MSAPGFVLDVDERTPPLVLFEGEGIRAERLPVGSRVVYPPASLPGIRDLDTAIREALLRPHGIEPLPELLKPGMRLTVVFDDVSLPLPSMRRPDVRGRIIEHVLEIAARRGVEDIEIVAANALHRRMTAAELRHVVGDRVFRGYFPHRLRNHDAEDRDNLLHLGLTGAGEDVEINRRAAESDLLVYVNVNLIALNGGAKSVSVGLASYRSLRHHHNTHTLRHSRSFNDPPNSALHHSFDRMLDVIGGRLKIFTVETTVNGDSFPPSMGFLTTHEWDWGIADRIGFLGVRHGNRALPPRLRRRLLNSIKAPYGVTGVTAGAPSAVHPITLANVHRQQVTAVQGQADIGVFGVPYVGPYNVNSIMNPVLAMCMALGYLFNFYLNKPIVRRGGVGIFIHPLTPDFHPVHHPSYIDFYDEVLTETTDPARMEAVFEKRFAEDPWYIHLYRTGHAFHGVHPFYMWYWGAHAMQHLGDVVFVGADPEVAARMGFRAAATLSDALETASHTVGTSPSITCLHTPPITMADVR